From the Amia ocellicauda isolate fAmiCal2 chromosome 21, fAmiCal2.hap1, whole genome shotgun sequence genome, one window contains:
- the eif2b2 gene encoding translation initiation factor eIF2B subunit beta, whose product MPGADKETELSERVEAFLSELKRGGSGCGPPRGSGETARETAALLRRITAQARWSSAGDLMEIIRKEGRRMTAAQPSETTVGNMVRRVLKIIREEYARSRGSSEEADQQESLHKLLTSGGLNEENFRQQFPPLKANVIEAINELLTELEGTTDNIAMQALEHIHSNEVIMTIGRSRTVEAFLKDAARKRKFHVIVAECAPFCQGHEMATSLSEADIETTVITDAAIFAVMSRVNKVIIGTQTVLANGGLRAVNGTHTLALAAKHHSTPLIVCAPMFKLSPQFPNEEDTFHKFVSPQEVLSFTEGEILSKVNVHCPVFDYVPPELITLFISNIGGNAPSYIYRLMSELYHPEDHEL is encoded by the exons ATGCCGGGCGCGGACAAGGAGACCGAGCTGTCGGAGCGGGTGGAGGCTTTCCTCTCCGAGCTCAAGCGGGGAGGCAGCGGCTGTGGACCGCCCCGGGGGTCGGGAGAGACTGCCCGAGAAACGGCAGCCTTGCTCCGCAGGATAACAGCACAAGCACGCTGGAGCAGCGCAG GCGATCTCATGGAGATTATACGCAAAGAAGGTAGGAGGATGACAGCAGCCCAGCCCTCGGAGACCACCGTGGGCAACATGGTGCGCAGAGTGCTGAAGATCATCCGGGAGGAGTACGCACG GTCCCGGGGCAGCAGTGAGGAAGCCGACCAGCAGGAATCGCTGCACAAGCTGCTCACCTCGGGGGGGTTGAATGAGGAGAACTTCAGGCAGCAATTCCCCCCGCTCAAGGCCAACGTGATCGAGGCCATCAACGAGCTCCTCACAGAACTCG AGGGAACGACAGACAACATCGCCATGCAGGCCCTGGAGCACATCCACTCCAATGAGGTGATCATGACGATCGGCCGCTCTCGCACCGTGGAGGCCTTCCTGAAGGACGCCGCTCGCAAACGCAAATTCCACGTCATCGTCGCCGAGTGCGCACCCTTCTGCCAG GGACACGAAATGGCTACCAGTTTATCAGAAGCTGACATTGAAACGACCGTCATCACAGATGCAGCAATATTTGCAGTAATGTCTCGGGTCAACAAG GTGATCATCGGCACACAGACGGTCCTGGCTAACGGGGGTCTGAGGGCGGTCAATGGCACTCACACGCTGGCTCTGGCAGCCAAGCACCACTCTACGCCGCTCATCGTGTGCGCACCCATGTTCAAGCTGTCCCCGCAG TTTCCAAACGAAGAAGACACATTCCATAAATTCGTTTCCCCACAGGAAGTGTTGTCCTTTACAGAAG gtGAAATTCTGTCTAAAGTCAATGTCCACTGCCCTGTGTTTGACTACGTGCCTCCAGAACTCATCACTTTGTTCATCTCCAATATTGGGGGGAATGCGCCATCCTATATCTATCGCCTGATGAGTGAACTGTATCATCCAGAAGACCACGAACTGTAA